The Qipengyuania pelagi genome includes a window with the following:
- a CDS encoding metal-sensitive transcriptional regulator, which translates to MAATPETTKVLNRLRRIEGQVRGVAQMVEDDRYCIDILTQLQAVKAALGRAESEILKRHAGCCVAEAIASGDESEQRRKFGELIDLFEKAKR; encoded by the coding sequence ATGGCTGCCACGCCCGAAACCACGAAGGTCCTCAACCGCCTGCGCCGCATCGAAGGCCAGGTGCGCGGGGTCGCGCAGATGGTCGAGGACGATCGTTATTGCATCGACATCCTTACCCAGTTGCAGGCGGTGAAGGCCGCTTTGGGCCGGGCGGAAAGCGAAATCCTGAAGCGCCATGCCGGATGCTGCGTGGCTGAAGCCATCGCCAGCGGCGACGAGAGCGAGCAGCGGCGCAAATTCGGCGAGTTGATCGATCTGTTCGAAAAGGCGAAGCGGTGA
- a CDS encoding 8-amino-7-oxononanoate synthase: MDANFYENDLERLENSGRRRTLTEAIGRDFSSNDYLALAGSTALRTAAAEAIARGVGIGSGGSRLLRGNSPEHIALEADAARFFGSESALFVGSGYGANSLILSTLPQRDDLVLHDALIHASAHEGMRLSRAPCQSFAHNDVDAAADAIKKWRARGGRGTPWIAIETLYSMDGDVAPIADFAALADRNGAMLLIDEAHAAGICGPKGRGLAAQLQGRENIVTLATCGKALGCEGALILAPAILRDFLVNRGRGFIFSTAPSPLIAAIARESLAIVALADDRRDRLNELIAKAGYHFGPLGIPSSGTHIQPVIVGEDARTMHIAATLRDRGFDVRGIRPPTVPAGTARLRISITLNTDETEIAELAVALGDLL, from the coding sequence ATGGACGCGAATTTCTATGAGAATGATCTGGAACGGCTGGAGAACTCGGGGCGTCGCCGCACGCTGACCGAAGCGATTGGCCGCGATTTTTCCTCCAACGACTATCTCGCCTTGGCTGGATCGACCGCTCTGCGCACTGCCGCTGCCGAAGCGATCGCTCGAGGCGTCGGGATCGGATCAGGGGGATCGCGCCTCCTGCGCGGCAACTCGCCCGAACATATCGCGCTGGAAGCCGATGCAGCCCGGTTTTTCGGCAGTGAGAGCGCGCTGTTCGTGGGTTCGGGCTATGGCGCCAACTCCCTCATCCTTTCGACCCTGCCCCAGAGGGACGACCTCGTGCTGCACGACGCGCTGATTCACGCCAGCGCACACGAGGGTATGCGACTGTCACGCGCCCCATGCCAAAGCTTCGCGCATAACGACGTCGACGCGGCAGCGGATGCTATCAAAAAATGGCGGGCACGCGGTGGACGAGGAACACCGTGGATCGCAATCGAAACGCTTTACAGCATGGATGGCGATGTCGCGCCGATTGCCGACTTCGCTGCCCTTGCCGACAGAAACGGGGCGATGCTGCTGATCGACGAGGCCCATGCGGCGGGGATTTGCGGACCCAAGGGGCGCGGATTGGCGGCGCAATTGCAGGGGCGGGAAAACATCGTCACGCTGGCGACCTGTGGCAAAGCGCTGGGGTGCGAAGGCGCGCTGATCCTCGCGCCTGCCATACTGCGCGATTTTCTTGTCAATCGGGGGCGCGGATTTATCTTCTCGACCGCGCCATCCCCGCTGATCGCCGCGATCGCCCGCGAAAGCCTGGCCATCGTGGCGCTTGCCGATGATCGGCGCGACCGGCTGAATGAACTGATCGCGAAGGCGGGATATCATTTCGGTCCGCTCGGTATTCCATCCAGCGGCACGCATATCCAGCCCGTGATCGTCGGCGAGGATGCTCGCACGATGCACATCGCGGCGACCCTGCGGGATCGTGGCTTCGATGTGCGGGGGATACGTCCGCCCACGGTTCCGGCAGGGACCGCACGCCTGCGCATTTCCATCACACTCAACACCGACGAGACCGAGATCGCCGAACTCGCCGTTGCGCTGGGAGACTTGCTTTGA
- a CDS encoding DUF305 domain-containing protein — MVATSTAIMFGLMYLNTFELDHVFWSETRFWMMFVMGGMMMIVMLLFMWGMYRDTKKNVIILAVGAVVFAGALWLVRSQATVDDEDYMSAMIPHHSIAIMTSARANISDPRVRKLADSIIAAQVKEIAEMKLLLEDIEANGKMGDGTPIAARTTRLTPTLKKEAQSAAERTAPAQ, encoded by the coding sequence ATGGTCGCCACCTCGACCGCGATCATGTTCGGCCTGATGTATCTGAACACCTTCGAACTCGATCACGTCTTCTGGAGCGAGACGCGCTTCTGGATGATGTTCGTGATGGGCGGGATGATGATGATCGTCATGTTGCTCTTCATGTGGGGCATGTATCGCGACACGAAGAAGAATGTGATCATCCTGGCGGTCGGCGCGGTGGTGTTCGCAGGGGCGCTATGGTTGGTGCGCAGCCAGGCGACGGTGGATGACGAGGACTATATGTCGGCCATGATCCCGCACCATTCGATCGCGATCATGACCAGCGCGCGGGCGAACATCAGCGATCCGCGCGTCCGCAAGCTGGCCGATTCCATCATCGCGGCACAGGTGAAAGAGATCGCCGAGATGAAGCTGCTGCTCGAGGATATCGAGGCGAACGGCAAGATGGGCGACGGCACGCCGATTGCCGCCCGGACGACGAGACTTACGCCCACGCTGAAAAAGGAAGCCCAGAGCGCGGCCGAGCGCACCGCACCCGCCCAATAG
- a CDS encoding DUF2231 domain-containing protein, with the protein MTRLFHRMAATLVLILAILAQPAVAHGGEKHGAAKAPVGTEAPAASAQDSDGPASPGSETPEVPRADSEHASSSGSVLTRLHPATVHFPIALLIVAALVEMLAVARSSAPLAQAANVMTVAGAAGAVIAALFGWIHTGIWFGGGATMHWHRWTGTGLALAAPLAALLAFRADRGAFRIVIVLIAAALVAQGYWGAELAQGPGHLGLGI; encoded by the coding sequence GTGACGCGCCTCTTCCATAGGATGGCCGCCACGCTGGTTCTTATCCTGGCGATCCTCGCGCAGCCCGCTGTCGCGCATGGCGGCGAGAAGCACGGCGCGGCAAAGGCGCCGGTCGGGACGGAGGCACCTGCCGCATCCGCGCAGGACAGCGACGGACCGGCCTCGCCAGGCAGCGAGACGCCGGAGGTGCCGCGCGCGGATAGCGAGCACGCCTCCTCCAGCGGTTCGGTCCTGACGCGCTTGCACCCCGCCACGGTGCATTTTCCGATCGCGCTCCTCATCGTGGCGGCGCTGGTAGAGATGCTGGCCGTGGCCCGGTCGTCGGCCCCGCTGGCGCAGGCCGCCAATGTGATGACGGTCGCAGGCGCCGCGGGCGCGGTGATCGCTGCCCTGTTCGGCTGGATCCACACAGGCATCTGGTTCGGCGGGGGTGCCACGATGCACTGGCATCGCTGGACGGGGACGGGACTGGCGCTTGCCGCTCCGCTCGCCGCGCTGCTGGCGTTTCGCGCCGATCGCGGGGCGTTCCGAATCGTCATCGTGCTGATTGCAGCGGCGTTGGTGGCGCAGGGCTATTGGGGCGCGGAATTGGCGCAGGGGCCCGGCCACCTCGGACTTGGAATTTAA
- a CDS encoding glutaredoxin family protein, translating to MVMPEHVCPYGLKTIDLLKREGFEIEDHHLETREQTDAFKEKHGVKTTPQTFIDGERIGGYDDLREHFGKSVRKEDETSYQPVIAIFGVAFLLGLAISWYVFDTIFTVQAVEWFVSLSMALLAIQKLQDVRSFSTMFLNYDLLARRWVRYGFIYPFGEALAGVLMVAHALPVVSVPISLFIGTIGAVSVFKAVYIDKRELKCACVGGSSNVPLGFVSLTENLFMIGMGLWMGAKALGWIVL from the coding sequence ATGGTGATGCCCGAACACGTCTGTCCCTACGGCCTCAAGACGATCGACCTGCTGAAGCGCGAAGGCTTCGAGATCGAGGACCATCATCTCGAAACGCGCGAGCAGACCGACGCGTTCAAGGAAAAGCACGGCGTCAAGACGACGCCGCAGACCTTTATCGATGGCGAGCGCATCGGCGGCTACGATGATCTGCGCGAACATTTCGGCAAGTCCGTCAGGAAAGAGGACGAGACCAGTTACCAGCCGGTGATCGCCATTTTCGGCGTCGCTTTCCTGCTGGGTCTCGCGATCAGCTGGTACGTCTTCGACACGATTTTCACCGTGCAGGCGGTGGAATGGTTCGTCAGCCTGTCGATGGCGCTGCTCGCGATTCAGAAACTGCAGGACGTGCGCAGCTTCTCGACCATGTTCCTCAATTACGACCTCCTGGCGCGCCGCTGGGTGCGATATGGTTTTATCTACCCCTTCGGCGAGGCGCTGGCGGGCGTATTGATGGTGGCCCATGCGCTTCCCGTCGTCTCGGTCCCGATCTCGCTCTTCATCGGCACGATCGGCGCGGTCAGCGTCTTCAAGGCGGTCTATATCGACAAGCGCGAACTCAAATGCGCCTGCGTCGGCGGTAGCAGCAATGTGCCGCTCGGCTTCGTCTCCCTGACCGAGAACCTGTTCATGATCGGCATGGGCCTGTGGATGGGTGCCAAGGCCCTGGGCTGGATCGTGTTGTAA
- a CDS encoding copper resistance system multicopper oxidase translates to MSDLILSRRRLLGAGLLGAGMLGTMPAWARGASIHHGGAIRSGFDEVSGASIDLTVGEGMHTVQGWRGHAIAVNGSVPGPLVRLKEGTTVRLNVHNTLDEDTSIHWHGLLLPFHLDGVPGVSFPGIAPGQSFTAEFPVRQAGTYWWHSHSNLQEQAGHYGPIVIDPAGPDPVQADRDYVLLLSEFTPLHPHTIMDKLKKGEGYFNHQQNTWTDDYPLSGEDRRMWARMRMMATDILDVTGSTYTYLANGHGPEEGLEYLFNPGERVRIRVINGSAMSFFNIRIPGATMYVVAADGLNVRPVPVQEFQIGTAETYDIVVEPTGEAMTIVAEAMDRSGMAVATLASRPGARAPVPALRDPPLLTMADMGMNHGAHGGGMDHGSMDHSSMDHSAMDHSAMGHAMPAQTSATEPMDMSGMDMGSMNMRDTSKLPPTVKIGPGIDMVSMNPVDRMGDPGLGLDDVPHKVLTYKDLVALEPNDDLRRPSRQMEIHLTGNMERYMWSFDGKKFTAVSDDPIRFAYNERVRVKLVNDTMMAHPIHLHGHFFELVNGAPADRQPQKHTVIVQPGGSATFDLTADEQGDWAFHCHLLYHMHSGMFQIVTVAKPPSAPDVKRVGED, encoded by the coding sequence ATGTCCGATCTGATCCTTTCCCGCCGCCGCCTGTTGGGTGCAGGCCTGCTTGGAGCAGGTATGCTGGGCACCATGCCCGCCTGGGCACGCGGGGCCTCGATCCACCATGGTGGCGCGATCCGGTCCGGGTTCGACGAGGTTTCGGGCGCGAGCATCGATCTGACCGTGGGCGAAGGAATGCATACGGTTCAGGGGTGGCGCGGCCATGCCATCGCCGTCAATGGAAGCGTGCCCGGCCCGCTCGTGCGCCTGAAGGAAGGCACGACGGTACGCCTCAACGTCCACAACACGCTCGACGAGGATACCTCGATCCACTGGCACGGGCTGCTGCTCCCCTTCCATCTCGACGGAGTGCCGGGCGTCAGCTTTCCGGGCATCGCGCCGGGCCAGAGCTTCACCGCCGAATTCCCGGTGCGGCAGGCGGGCACCTATTGGTGGCACTCGCACTCAAACCTGCAGGAACAGGCCGGTCATTACGGGCCGATCGTGATCGATCCCGCCGGACCCGATCCGGTGCAGGCGGATCGCGATTACGTGCTGCTGCTGAGCGAGTTCACCCCGCTCCACCCACACACGATCATGGACAAGCTCAAGAAGGGCGAAGGGTACTTCAACCACCAGCAGAACACCTGGACCGACGATTATCCGCTGTCTGGCGAGGACCGGCGGATGTGGGCGCGCATGCGCATGATGGCGACCGATATTCTCGACGTGACCGGTTCGACCTACACCTATCTCGCCAACGGACACGGCCCGGAAGAAGGGCTGGAATATCTCTTCAATCCCGGCGAGCGGGTGCGCATCCGCGTGATCAATGGCAGCGCAATGAGCTTCTTCAACATCCGCATTCCCGGCGCGACGATGTATGTGGTGGCCGCCGACGGGTTGAACGTGCGCCCGGTCCCGGTGCAGGAATTCCAGATCGGCACGGCCGAGACCTACGATATCGTGGTGGAACCGACCGGCGAGGCGATGACCATCGTCGCCGAAGCGATGGACCGGTCCGGCATGGCGGTGGCGACTCTGGCTAGCAGGCCGGGCGCCCGCGCGCCGGTGCCCGCACTGCGCGATCCGCCGCTGCTCACCATGGCCGATATGGGAATGAACCATGGAGCCCATGGCGGCGGGATGGACCACGGCAGCATGGATCATTCCAGCATGGACCATTCCGCAATGGACCATTCCGCAATGGGCCATGCCATGCCCGCCCAGACCTCGGCGACCGAGCCGATGGACATGTCCGGCATGGATATGGGCAGCATGAACATGCGCGATACGTCGAAGCTTCCGCCCACCGTCAAGATCGGCCCCGGAATCGACATGGTGTCGATGAACCCCGTCGATCGCATGGGCGATCCCGGCCTGGGCCTGGACGACGTGCCGCATAAGGTTCTCACCTACAAGGATCTCGTGGCGCTCGAACCGAACGACGATCTGCGCCGCCCGTCACGCCAGATGGAAATCCATCTGACCGGCAATATGGAACGCTATATGTGGTCCTTCGACGGCAAGAAGTTCACCGCCGTGAGCGACGATCCGATCCGCTTCGCCTATAACGAACGTGTCCGTGTGAAGCTCGTCAACGACACGATGATGGCACATCCGATCCACCTGCACGGCCATTTCTTCGAACTGGTCAATGGCGCGCCTGCCGACCGGCAACCTCAGAAGCACACGGTGATCGTGCAGCCCGGCGGCAGCGCCACCTTCGACCTCACCGCCGACGAACAGGGCGACTGGGCCTTCCACTGCCACCTGCTCTATCATATGCATTCGGGCATGTTTCAGATCGTGACGGTCGCCAAGCCGCCATCTGCCCCCGATGTGAAGCGGGTGGGAGAAGACTGA
- the bioD gene encoding dethiobiotin synthase: protein MKTIVVTGTDTDIGKTVFAAGLARALGGYYWKPIQAGLDDGSDSARVADLGVPASAIIPEAYRLTTPCSPHRAAELDDIAIDPSRLALPSLEAPLVVEGAGGALVPVTRNLLYADLFAQWTAPVVIVARTMLGTINHSLLTIEALRARRVPILGIAFVGDPQEESEATICTIGNVERLGRLARLDPLNADTLSRAFAAGFSEGTWG, encoded by the coding sequence TTGAAGACCATCGTCGTCACCGGGACCGATACCGATATCGGCAAGACAGTATTCGCTGCCGGTCTCGCCAGGGCTTTGGGAGGATATTATTGGAAGCCGATCCAGGCCGGACTCGATGACGGTAGCGACAGCGCGCGGGTCGCCGATCTCGGGGTTCCGGCTTCCGCGATCATTCCCGAAGCCTATCGCCTGACAACGCCATGCTCACCCCACCGCGCCGCCGAGCTGGACGATATCGCGATCGATCCGTCCCGCCTCGCATTGCCGAGCCTCGAAGCGCCATTGGTGGTCGAAGGTGCGGGTGGCGCGCTGGTCCCGGTTACTCGCAATCTGCTCTACGCTGACCTCTTCGCGCAATGGACGGCGCCGGTCGTGATCGTCGCCCGCACGATGCTCGGAACCATCAACCATTCGCTTTTGACCATCGAGGCGCTTCGCGCGCGGCGCGTTCCGATACTCGGCATCGCGTTCGTCGGCGATCCGCAGGAGGAAAGCGAAGCGACCATCTGCACGATCGGCAATGTCGAGCGTCTGGGACGGCTCGCCAGACTGGACCCGCTCAACGCCGATACGCTTTCCCGCGCCTTCGCGGCTGGATTTTCGGAAGGGACATGGGGATGA
- a CDS encoding DUF411 domain-containing protein encodes MIDSLRSAMARRSLAGALVIGTALTACAAQAASFTMYRDPNCGCCLAWADHMEQGDKHEVTSVDHPDMGAVKAENGVPNDLRSCHTAIVEGYVIEGHVPAADIERLLADRPAGVTGLAVAGMPMGSPGMEHGDHRQAYQVIAFGPEGRTVWASYPASHGSAS; translated from the coding sequence ATGATCGACAGCTTACGATCCGCCATGGCCCGCCGCTCGCTCGCGGGCGCGCTCGTCATCGGCACGGCGCTTACCGCCTGCGCCGCGCAGGCCGCCAGCTTCACCATGTATCGCGACCCCAATTGCGGCTGCTGCCTCGCCTGGGCCGATCATATGGAACAGGGCGACAAGCACGAGGTCACTTCGGTCGATCATCCCGACATGGGTGCGGTCAAGGCCGAGAACGGCGTGCCGAACGATTTGCGATCGTGCCACACCGCGATCGTCGAAGGCTATGTGATCGAAGGCCACGTTCCCGCCGCCGATATCGAACGCCTGCTGGCGGACCGCCCCGCCGGGGTCACCGGCCTAGCCGTCGCCGGTATGCCGATGGGCTCGCCGGGGATGGAGCATGGCGACCACCGCCAGGCCTATCAGGTCATCGCCTTCGGACCGGAGGGCCGCACCGTCTGGGCGAGCTACCCGGCAAGCCATGGGAGCGCATCGTGA
- a CDS encoding copper resistance protein B: MRLIVAMLLAGTAAPAFAQDHSGHAMPAAPSPAQSECEKEAARHRAMGHPVSEGACAPATQPGEPVSADRHDGHSDMDHSQMDHGQMEAMDHSAMDHQAMDHGAMDHAGMQSSGQAPMDHQAMDHGAMDHGTVDMTPIPLGPPPASAGSGPPSAADAIWGAEAMRASREALRAENGGMKTFWFQGDRAEYRAREGGDGYLWDVQGYYGGDLDKVWFKSEGEGTFGESPEAAEIQGLWSHAIGPWWDLQAGVRQDLTGPERTHAVIGVQGLAPYMFEVDAAAFLSTKGDLTARVEAELDQRITQRLILQPRAEVNLAAQDIPELGVGAGLDSVELGLRLRYEFAREFAPYIGVEQESKVGQSADYARAAGEDPSLTNYVLGIRFWF, encoded by the coding sequence ATGCGCCTGATCGTCGCCATGCTGCTGGCGGGCACCGCCGCCCCGGCCTTCGCGCAGGACCATTCGGGCCATGCAATGCCCGCCGCGCCATCACCTGCCCAATCCGAATGCGAGAAGGAAGCTGCACGCCATCGCGCCATGGGCCACCCGGTGTCCGAGGGAGCGTGTGCGCCCGCGACGCAACCGGGCGAACCCGTCTCCGCCGATCGGCACGACGGCCATTCCGACATGGATCATTCGCAAATGGACCATGGCCAGATGGAGGCAATGGACCATTCTGCGATGGATCATCAGGCGATGGACCACGGAGCCATGGATCATGCAGGGATGCAATCGTCCGGCCAAGCGCCGATGGACCATCAGGCGATGGATCACGGAGCCATGGATCATGGCACCGTGGACATGACCCCCATTCCGCTAGGACCGCCCCCGGCTTCGGCCGGATCGGGACCGCCTAGCGCCGCCGATGCGATCTGGGGCGCCGAAGCGATGCGCGCCTCGCGCGAGGCCCTGCGCGCCGAGAATGGCGGAATGAAAACCTTCTGGTTCCAGGGCGACCGCGCCGAATATCGCGCACGGGAAGGTGGCGATGGCTACCTGTGGGACGTGCAGGGCTATTACGGCGGCGATCTCGACAAGGTCTGGTTCAAGAGCGAGGGCGAAGGCACATTCGGCGAAAGCCCCGAAGCCGCTGAAATCCAGGGATTGTGGAGTCATGCGATCGGCCCTTGGTGGGACTTGCAGGCTGGTGTCCGGCAGGACCTGACCGGTCCCGAACGCACCCATGCCGTGATCGGTGTGCAGGGCCTCGCGCCTTATATGTTCGAGGTCGACGCGGCCGCTTTCCTGTCGACCAAGGGCGATCTGACGGCACGTGTCGAAGCCGAATTGGACCAGCGCATTACCCAGCGCCTGATCCTGCAGCCACGCGCCGAGGTGAACCTGGCAGCGCAGGACATCCCCGAACTGGGTGTCGGAGCAGGTCTCGATTCGGTCGAGCTCGGTCTGCGTCTGCGCTACGAATTCGCCCGTGAATTCGCGCCCTATATCGGTGTCGAACAGGAGTCGAAGGTGGGCCAGAGCGCCGATTACGCCCGCGCGGCCGGCGAGGATCCGAGCTTGACCAATTACGTCCTCGGGATACGCTTCTGGTTCTGA
- a CDS encoding adenosylmethionine--8-amino-7-oxononanoate transaminase, which yields MSQSPVWHPFTQHGLREPIPHIARAQGAVLHTEDGREIIDAISSWWVTTHGHAHPRIAAAIAEQAAVLDQIIFAGWTHAPAEKLAKSLREIMPQSLTRVFFSDSGSTSVEVALKMALGYWLHRGEARHRIVVMENGYHGDTIGTMSVGARGAFNQAYEPLLFDVTSIPFPTQGSEQISLDRLEEACRADAAAFIVEPLMLGAGGMLMYSAQTLAEMRRICAQFGTLFIADEVMTGWGRTGTLLACEQAGIEPDILCLSKGLTGGAIPLAVTMASEPVFDAHWSDDRARMFFHSSSYTANPIACAAANANIAIWRDEPVMDRIDELGKRQAERLDRLASHALVHNPRRMGTITAFDVGEATGYLSDLAPRMLALFRERNVLLRPLGNTVYVMPPYCVDSGQLDQIYEAIEHVLNEIAVR from the coding sequence ATGAGCCAGTCCCCGGTATGGCACCCGTTCACCCAACACGGCTTGCGTGAACCGATACCGCACATCGCGCGAGCGCAGGGCGCGGTGCTTCACACGGAGGACGGGCGCGAAATTATCGACGCGATCTCTTCCTGGTGGGTGACGACGCATGGTCATGCCCACCCGCGGATTGCGGCGGCGATCGCCGAACAGGCCGCAGTCCTCGACCAGATCATCTTTGCAGGGTGGACCCACGCGCCGGCTGAAAAGCTTGCGAAGAGCCTGCGCGAGATCATGCCTCAAAGCCTGACGCGCGTGTTCTTCTCCGATAGCGGATCGACCAGCGTCGAAGTCGCGCTGAAAATGGCGCTTGGGTACTGGCTGCATCGAGGCGAGGCACGGCATCGCATTGTCGTGATGGAAAACGGCTATCATGGCGATACGATCGGAACGATGTCGGTCGGGGCGCGCGGAGCATTCAACCAGGCATACGAACCGCTGCTGTTCGACGTGACTTCGATACCGTTTCCGACACAGGGTTCCGAACAAATTTCCCTCGACAGGCTTGAAGAAGCATGTCGGGCCGATGCGGCAGCATTCATTGTGGAACCCCTGATGCTGGGGGCGGGTGGAATGCTCATGTATTCCGCGCAAACTCTTGCGGAGATGCGCCGGATTTGCGCGCAATTCGGCACTCTCTTCATCGCCGACGAGGTCATGACCGGTTGGGGGCGAACCGGCACATTGCTCGCGTGCGAACAGGCTGGGATCGAGCCTGACATCCTGTGTTTATCGAAAGGGCTCACAGGCGGAGCCATTCCGCTGGCAGTGACGATGGCAAGCGAACCGGTGTTCGATGCGCATTGGAGCGATGACCGGGCGCGGATGTTCTTTCATTCGTCGAGCTACACCGCCAATCCCATCGCCTGCGCTGCCGCGAACGCCAATATCGCGATCTGGCGAGACGAGCCGGTGATGGATCGGATCGACGAATTGGGGAAGCGGCAAGCCGAGCGCCTCGACAGGCTGGCGTCACACGCACTGGTTCACAACCCCCGCCGGATGGGCACCATCACCGCCTTCGACGTAGGCGAAGCGACTGGCTACCTCTCCGATCTCGCCCCGCGCATGTTGGCATTGTTTCGCGAACGGAACGTTCTGCTCCGCCCGCTTGGCAATACGGTCTATGTCATGCCGCCATATTGCGTCGATTCAGGCCAATTGGACCAGATCTATGAAGCCATCGAACACGTCTTGAACGAGATTGCTGTTCGCTAG